The proteins below come from a single Salinilacihabitans rarus genomic window:
- a CDS encoding GIY-YIG nuclease family protein has translation MSDGGTYVLAIELAEDATVEVGALGERAFARGTYAYVGSAFGPGGFSRVDRHRELARGERDARHWHVDYLLGAPEATLAHAVLFPDEDRECDLAATLPGDPVPDFGASDCDCEAHLLAAPGTAALLAALEEVGGRVDDSVDPVG, from the coding sequence ATGAGCGACGGCGGCACCTACGTGCTCGCGATCGAACTCGCCGAAGACGCGACCGTCGAGGTCGGCGCGCTGGGCGAGCGCGCGTTCGCCCGCGGGACGTACGCCTACGTGGGGTCGGCGTTCGGCCCCGGCGGCTTCTCGCGCGTCGACAGGCACCGCGAACTCGCCCGCGGCGAGCGCGACGCGCGCCACTGGCACGTCGACTACCTGCTCGGCGCGCCCGAGGCGACGCTCGCGCACGCCGTCCTGTTCCCCGACGAGGACCGCGAGTGCGACCTCGCGGCGACGCTGCCCGGCGATCCAGTTCCGGACTTCGGCGCCTCCGACTGCGACTGCGAGGCGCACCTGCTCGCCGCGCCCGGGACCGCGGCGCTGCTCGCGGCGCTGGAGGAGGTCGGCGGCCGGGTCGACGACTCGGTCGATCCGGTCGGCTAG
- the folP gene encoding dihydropteroate synthase, whose product MEYHEAADFLFGLRRFRPKPGTESTADLLAHLGDPHEGVDFVQVAGSNGKGSTARMLERVLREAGLTVGLYTSPHLEDVRERIRVDGRKIPRSTVAAFVAEARGYVTDRAADGDAPTFFETMTALALWQFGREDVDVAVLEVGIGGRYDATSVVDPVASAVTSVTLEHTGIIGDTIEEIARDKAQVVGEEPLVTGTTGDALAAVRAVAGEVVTVGPDPDADVRVAYEGRTNHTEAAVSIDAEGWGIETRIPLPGDHQAENAGIAAALARQVADVSTDDLARGLRSAHWPGRFEVLGTDPLVVLDGAHNPGACERLAETLATFEYDDLRLVFGAMHDKDHHGMAAALPTPDAVVTCEPPLDRAEDPAVLSTVFERTGVDDVRTGESVQDALADALAAADADDCVLVSGSLFAVAEARARWTRQTTPKRVRDLEDAREALAGANVAATEIRRASGEAVHRVVATSVGRRQARAVQREFARVGGECSLSALEGDQGDERVDAVLMGTLAQFDRLVGRLDSRPDGLAALAADLRETLDLDGERESAAGRSRYPWTDRTAVMGICNVTPDSFHDGGEYDALDDAVSRAEAMVEAGADVIDVGGESTRPGADPVAVEEEIDRVVPVIERIADLDALVSVDTRKAAVAAAALEAGADVVNDVSGLEDPEMRFVVAEHDAGLILMHSIDAPVVPDRDVAYDDVVTDVIDELAETVLLAEKAGIDRDRIVVDPGLGFGKSAAESFELLDRIDEFAALGCPVLVGHSHKSMFERVGCGPDERLAPTVAASALAADRGADLVRVHDVPENVAAVKTALAAANPDALDDDGAFVDG is encoded by the coding sequence ATGGAGTACCACGAGGCGGCGGACTTCCTCTTCGGCCTGCGCCGGTTCCGTCCGAAACCGGGCACGGAGTCGACGGCGGACTTGCTCGCCCACCTCGGGGACCCCCACGAGGGCGTCGACTTCGTGCAGGTTGCCGGCTCCAACGGGAAGGGGAGCACCGCGCGGATGCTCGAACGCGTCCTCCGCGAGGCCGGCCTCACCGTGGGACTGTACACCTCGCCGCACCTCGAGGACGTCCGCGAGCGGATCCGCGTCGACGGCCGGAAGATTCCCCGGTCGACGGTCGCCGCGTTCGTCGCGGAGGCCCGCGGCTACGTCACCGACCGGGCGGCCGACGGCGACGCGCCCACCTTCTTCGAGACGATGACCGCGCTCGCGCTCTGGCAGTTCGGCCGCGAGGACGTCGACGTGGCCGTCCTCGAAGTCGGCATCGGCGGCCGGTACGACGCGACGAGCGTCGTCGACCCGGTCGCGAGCGCCGTCACGAGCGTCACGCTGGAACACACGGGGATCATCGGCGACACGATCGAGGAGATCGCCCGCGACAAGGCCCAGGTCGTCGGCGAGGAGCCGCTCGTCACCGGCACGACGGGGGACGCTCTGGCGGCCGTCCGGGCGGTCGCCGGCGAGGTCGTCACCGTCGGCCCCGACCCGGACGCCGACGTCCGCGTCGCCTACGAGGGCCGGACGAACCACACCGAGGCCGCCGTCTCGATCGACGCCGAGGGGTGGGGGATCGAGACGCGCATCCCGCTGCCTGGCGACCACCAGGCCGAGAACGCCGGCATCGCGGCGGCGCTCGCCCGGCAGGTGGCCGACGTCTCGACGGACGACCTCGCGCGGGGGCTGCGAAGCGCCCACTGGCCGGGCCGGTTCGAGGTGCTCGGGACCGACCCGCTGGTCGTCCTCGACGGCGCGCACAACCCCGGCGCCTGCGAGCGCCTCGCCGAGACGCTCGCGACGTTCGAGTACGACGACCTCCGACTGGTCTTCGGCGCGATGCACGACAAGGACCACCACGGGATGGCCGCGGCGCTGCCGACCCCCGACGCGGTCGTCACCTGCGAACCGCCGCTGGACCGTGCCGAGGACCCCGCGGTCCTCTCGACGGTGTTCGAGCGTACAGGCGTCGACGACGTGCGGACGGGCGAGAGCGTCCAGGACGCGCTCGCCGACGCGCTCGCGGCCGCCGACGCCGACGACTGCGTCCTCGTGTCCGGGTCGCTGTTCGCCGTCGCGGAGGCGCGCGCCCGGTGGACCCGGCAGACGACGCCGAAGCGCGTCCGCGACCTCGAGGACGCCCGCGAGGCGCTCGCGGGCGCGAACGTCGCCGCGACCGAGATCCGTCGGGCGAGCGGCGAGGCGGTCCACCGCGTCGTCGCGACGAGCGTGGGGCGCCGGCAGGCCCGCGCCGTCCAGCGGGAGTTCGCCCGCGTCGGCGGCGAGTGCTCGCTGTCGGCCCTGGAGGGCGATCAGGGCGACGAACGCGTCGACGCCGTCCTGATGGGCACGCTCGCGCAGTTCGACCGACTGGTCGGCCGCCTCGACTCCCGCCCCGACGGACTGGCGGCCCTCGCCGCCGACCTCCGGGAGACGCTCGACCTCGACGGCGAGAGGGAGTCGGCCGCGGGCCGCTCGCGATACCCGTGGACCGACCGGACCGCCGTGATGGGCATCTGCAACGTCACGCCCGACAGCTTCCACGACGGCGGCGAGTACGACGCGCTCGACGACGCCGTCTCGCGGGCCGAGGCGATGGTCGAGGCCGGCGCGGACGTGATCGACGTCGGCGGCGAGTCGACCCGGCCCGGCGCCGACCCCGTCGCCGTCGAGGAGGAGATCGACCGCGTCGTCCCCGTCATCGAGCGGATCGCGGACCTCGACGCCCTCGTCTCGGTCGACACCCGCAAGGCCGCCGTCGCCGCGGCCGCCCTCGAAGCGGGCGCGGACGTCGTCAACGACGTCTCGGGGCTCGAAGATCCCGAGATGCGGTTCGTCGTCGCCGAGCACGACGCGGGGCTGATCCTCATGCACAGCATCGACGCCCCGGTCGTCCCGGATCGTGACGTCGCCTACGACGACGTCGTCACGGACGTGATCGACGAACTCGCCGAGACCGTGTTGCTCGCCGAGAAGGCGGGGATCGACCGCGATCGGATCGTCGTCGACCCCGGCCTCGGCTTCGGGAAGTCCGCCGCCGAGAGCTTCGAGTTGCTCGACCGGATCGACGAGTTCGCGGCGCTTGGCTGTCCCGTCCTCGTCGGCCACTCCCACAAGTCGATGTTCGAGCGCGTCGGCTGTGGCCCCGACGAGCGCCTCGCGCCGACGGTCGCCGCCAGCGCGCTCGCGGCCGACCGCGGCGCCGACCTCGTCCGCGTCCACGACGTCCCCGAGAACGTCGCGGCCGTCAAGACCGCGCTCGCGGCGGCGAACCCCGACGCGCTCGACGACGACGGCGCGTTCGTCGACGGCTGA
- a CDS encoding glycosyltransferase family 4 protein — protein MRIAFVSFETVHHRASETNERFRSVVELLRDRGHDVHVFCAQFWADEAGRLERDGITYHGVSVGLDACESFLLRLPVALRATNPDVVHAGANPPGQVLAARSGATLSRAPLLVEWYGDGGVEGGRRRCLAARASDRIVTPSELVRRKVRELGADGNAVDVVPNGVDVERVRETDPGEEVDVVYARRLDAGANLESLLLALAELRDREWRARVLGDGPERDAYEELAGDLRIDDRVEFAGDASLDERIAAYRGAHVFAQTAQHCVFPTEMLWALAAGCVGVVEYHTDSCAHELLEGCERGFRTTSEEELADVLLEARDLEHRDYDERFAEFDHEAVGERYLDAYRDLREDRGLF, from the coding sequence ATGCGCATCGCGTTCGTCTCGTTCGAGACGGTCCACCACCGCGCGAGCGAGACGAACGAACGGTTTCGGTCCGTCGTGGAACTCCTTCGGGACCGCGGGCACGACGTTCACGTCTTCTGCGCGCAGTTCTGGGCCGACGAGGCGGGGCGACTCGAACGCGACGGGATCACCTACCACGGCGTCTCGGTCGGTCTCGACGCCTGCGAGTCGTTCCTGTTGCGCCTGCCGGTCGCGCTGCGCGCGACGAACCCGGACGTCGTCCACGCGGGCGCGAATCCCCCGGGACAGGTGCTCGCGGCGCGCTCGGGGGCGACGCTCTCGCGCGCGCCGCTGCTCGTCGAGTGGTACGGCGACGGCGGCGTCGAGGGCGGCCGGCGGCGCTGCCTCGCGGCCCGCGCGTCCGACCGGATCGTCACCCCGTCGGAACTCGTCCGGCGGAAGGTCCGCGAACTCGGCGCGGACGGGAACGCGGTCGACGTCGTCCCCAACGGCGTCGACGTCGAGCGGGTCCGCGAGACCGACCCCGGCGAGGAGGTCGACGTGGTCTACGCCCGTCGGCTCGACGCGGGGGCGAACCTCGAAAGTCTCCTGCTGGCGCTCGCGGAGCTACGCGACCGCGAGTGGCGCGCGAGGGTGCTCGGCGACGGTCCCGAGCGCGACGCCTACGAGGAGCTAGCGGGCGACCTCCGGATCGACGACCGGGTCGAGTTCGCCGGCGACGCCTCGCTCGACGAACGCATCGCCGCCTACCGCGGCGCGCACGTCTTCGCCCAGACGGCCCAGCACTGCGTCTTCCCGACCGAGATGCTGTGGGCGCTCGCCGCCGGCTGTGTCGGCGTCGTCGAGTACCACACCGACTCCTGTGCCCACGAACTCCTCGAGGGGTGCGAGCGGGGGTTCCGGACGACGAGCGAGGAGGAACTCGCCGACGTCCTGCTCGAAGCCCGCGACCTCGAACACCGCGACTACGACGAACGCTTCGCGGAGTTCGACCACGAGGCGGTCGGCGAGCGCTACCTCGATGCGTACCGCGACCTGCGAGAGGACCGCGGGTTATTCTAG
- a CDS encoding S9 family peptidase, producing the protein MRTYSIERYLNVRSAYGASFGPEGERLSFLMDTTGVPQVWTLDGPRAWPEQRTFSDERVTFASWSPERPELVFGMDEGGNERAQLFRLDAETGVIEDLTAMPDAKHRWGGWSHDGERFAFTSNRRDEAVFDVYVQGRDETGDAAELIHEGDGWLTVAGWSPDDGRLLVSQAYSNFDQDLYVLDVETGDLDHLTPHEGDVRYGSPSWAPDGEGLYLVTDESTDTLSLAYLDLDTREIETVADGEGWNVDGIALDDETGRFVYSRNVEGYTELTVGAFDDDEPTAFETFPKPDLPGGVSGGVSFGPDAERFALSTTGDTVNTNVFVVDVEELRSSGGATQSHDVETGAVERWTAAPTAGIPPETFRESDLVHVESFDGLEVPGFLALPEGDEDGGDDTEGDGAPVVVDIHGGPESQRRPSFSSVKQYFLDRGYAYFEPNVRGSSGYGSEYASLDDVENRMDSVADVAACVEWLGDHPAIDPDRVVAMGGSYGGFMVLASLTEYPELWAAGVDVVGIANFVTFLENTGDWRRALREAEYGSLEDDREFLESISPINNVDRIEAPLFVLHGENDPRVPVGEAEQIVEEARERGVPVRKLLFEDEGHGFSKLENRIEAYSEIAAFLDEHV; encoded by the coding sequence ATGAGAACGTACAGCATCGAGCGCTATCTCAACGTCCGCAGCGCCTACGGGGCCTCGTTCGGTCCCGAGGGCGAGCGGCTCTCGTTTCTGATGGACACCACGGGCGTCCCGCAGGTCTGGACGCTCGACGGGCCCCGCGCGTGGCCCGAGCAGCGCACCTTCTCCGACGAGCGGGTCACCTTCGCCTCCTGGTCGCCCGAGCGGCCCGAACTGGTCTTCGGGATGGACGAGGGCGGCAACGAGCGCGCCCAGTTGTTCCGCCTCGACGCGGAGACGGGCGTCATCGAGGACCTGACGGCGATGCCCGACGCGAAACACCGCTGGGGCGGGTGGAGCCACGACGGCGAGCGGTTCGCGTTCACCTCCAACCGGCGCGACGAGGCCGTCTTCGACGTCTACGTGCAGGGCCGGGACGAGACCGGCGACGCGGCCGAACTGATCCACGAGGGCGACGGCTGGCTCACCGTCGCCGGCTGGAGCCCCGACGACGGCCGGCTGCTCGTCTCGCAGGCGTACTCGAACTTCGATCAGGATCTCTACGTCCTCGACGTCGAGACCGGGGACCTCGACCACCTCACGCCCCACGAGGGCGACGTCCGCTACGGGAGCCCGTCGTGGGCACCCGACGGCGAGGGACTCTACCTCGTCACCGACGAGAGCACGGACACGCTCTCCCTCGCGTACCTCGACCTCGACACGCGCGAGATCGAGACGGTCGCCGACGGAGAGGGGTGGAACGTCGACGGAATCGCACTCGACGACGAGACCGGCCGGTTCGTCTACTCGCGCAACGTCGAGGGCTACACGGAACTCACGGTCGGCGCGTTCGACGACGACGAGCCGACGGCGTTCGAGACCTTCCCGAAGCCGGACCTCCCCGGCGGCGTCTCCGGCGGCGTGAGCTTCGGCCCCGATGCCGAACGGTTCGCGCTCTCGACGACCGGCGACACGGTCAACACGAACGTCTTCGTCGTCGACGTCGAGGAACTACGTTCCTCGGGCGGTGCGACGCAGTCACACGACGTCGAGACCGGCGCGGTCGAGCGGTGGACCGCCGCGCCGACGGCCGGCATCCCGCCCGAGACCTTCCGCGAGTCCGACCTCGTCCACGTCGAGAGCTTCGACGGGCTGGAGGTGCCGGGCTTTCTCGCGCTGCCCGAGGGAGACGAGGACGGCGGGGACGACACCGAGGGCGACGGCGCGCCCGTCGTCGTCGACATCCACGGCGGCCCCGAGAGCCAGCGCCGGCCGTCGTTCTCCAGCGTCAAGCAGTACTTCCTGGACCGCGGCTACGCCTACTTCGAGCCCAACGTCCGCGGCTCGTCGGGCTACGGGAGCGAGTACGCGAGCCTCGACGACGTCGAGAACCGGATGGACTCGGTCGCCGACGTCGCCGCCTGCGTCGAGTGGCTCGGCGACCACCCCGCGATCGATCCCGACCGCGTCGTCGCCATGGGCGGCTCCTACGGCGGGTTCATGGTGCTCGCCTCGCTCACCGAGTACCCCGAGCTGTGGGCCGCGGGCGTCGACGTCGTCGGCATCGCCAACTTCGTCACCTTCCTCGAGAACACGGGCGACTGGCGTCGCGCGCTCCGGGAGGCGGAGTACGGCTCGCTGGAGGACGACCGCGAGTTCCTCGAGTCCATCTCGCCGATCAACAACGTCGACCGCATCGAGGCACCGCTGTTCGTCCTCCACGGCGAGAACGACCCCCGCGTCCCCGTCGGCGAGGCCGAACAGATCGTCGAGGAGGCCCGCGAGCGGGGCGTACCGGTGCGCAAACTGCTCTTCGAGGACGAGGGCCACGGCTTCTCGAAGCTGGAGAACCGCATCGAGGCCTACTCCGAAATCGCCGCCTTCCTCGACGAACACGTCTGA
- the trpB gene encoding tryptophan synthase subunit beta, protein MADGEFGGYGGRHVPDPLREPLDELAAAYDEVRETDAFREEFRALLEEFTGRPTPLYHARNLSERYGADIYLKREDLLHGGAHKINNALGQGLLAKHAGRERLIAETGAGQHGVATAMVGALLGLETEIYMGKKDAERQAMNVFRMRLLGAEVNEVTRGGAGLADAVDVALEDFAENVADTHYLVGSAVGPDPFPRMVRDFQSVIGEEAREQFRERTGALPDAAVACVGGGSNAIGLFHAFRDDEVAFYGAEGGGEGPDSTRHAAPLASGTDDVLHGMKTRVLGDDVEVHSVSAGLDYPGVGPEHAMFRAVGRCEYTAVTDDEALAAFRELSETEGIIPALESSHAVARAIQLAEEGAHDSLLVNLSGRGDKDMETAAAKFDLE, encoded by the coding sequence ATGGCAGACGGAGAGTTCGGCGGCTACGGCGGCCGCCACGTTCCCGACCCGCTCCGCGAACCGCTCGACGAACTCGCCGCGGCCTACGACGAGGTCCGCGAGACCGACGCGTTCCGCGAGGAGTTTCGCGCCCTCCTAGAGGAGTTCACCGGCCGACCGACCCCCCTCTACCACGCCCGCAACCTGAGCGAGCGCTACGGCGCCGACATCTACCTCAAGCGCGAGGACCTGCTCCACGGCGGCGCCCACAAGATCAACAACGCGCTCGGCCAGGGGCTGCTGGCGAAACACGCCGGCCGCGAGCGGCTGATCGCCGAGACCGGCGCCGGCCAGCACGGCGTCGCGACCGCGATGGTCGGCGCGCTGCTGGGGCTGGAGACGGAGATTTACATGGGGAAAAAAGACGCCGAGCGACAGGCGATGAACGTCTTCCGCATGCGGCTGCTGGGCGCCGAGGTCAACGAGGTGACCCGCGGCGGCGCGGGCCTCGCCGACGCCGTCGACGTCGCCCTCGAGGACTTCGCCGAGAACGTCGCCGACACCCACTACCTCGTCGGCAGCGCCGTCGGCCCCGACCCGTTCCCGCGAATGGTCCGGGACTTCCAGTCGGTCATCGGCGAGGAGGCCCGCGAGCAGTTCCGCGAGCGGACGGGGGCGCTGCCCGACGCCGCCGTCGCCTGCGTCGGCGGCGGCTCGAACGCCATCGGGCTCTTCCACGCCTTCCGCGACGACGAGGTCGCATTCTACGGCGCCGAGGGCGGCGGCGAGGGCCCCGACTCGACGCGCCACGCGGCGCCGCTCGCGAGCGGGACCGACGACGTGCTCCACGGGATGAAGACGCGCGTCCTCGGCGACGACGTCGAGGTCCACTCGGTGTCGGCGGGGCTGGACTACCCCGGCGTCGGCCCCGAGCACGCCATGTTCCGCGCGGTCGGCCGCTGCGAGTACACCGCGGTCACCGACGACGAGGCGCTGGCGGCGTTCCGCGAGTTGAGCGAAACGGAGGGGATCATCCCGGCGCTGGAGTCCAGCCACGCGGTCGCGCGGGCGATCCAACTCGCCGAGGAGGGCGCCCACGACTCGCTCCTCGTCAACCTCTCCGGGCGCGGCGACAAGGACATGGAGACCGCGGCGGCGAAGTTCGATCTAGAATAA
- a CDS encoding NAD(P)-dependent glycerol-1-phosphate dehydrogenase: MFEKSTWIRLPRNVVVGHGVRSQTVDVVDDLHLQGRPLFVTSPTPREVAADPIAADFEAAGLDPTLVTVEEATFGAVEEVIETAEAEGASYLVGIGGGKAIDIAKMASDHLDMGFLSVPTAASHDGIVSNRGSVPEGDTRHSVAAEPPLAVVADTEILANAPWELTTAGCADIISNYTAVMDWRLARRLKNAEYSEYAAALSEMTAEILVDNADLIRPGLEESAWVVTKALMSSGVAMSIANSSRPASGAEHLFSHQLDRLAPGAALHGHQVGVGAIMTAYLHGGERGIWRDIRDALASLDAPTTAAELGIDDETVVESLSTCHEIRDRYTILGDGMNERAAREVATKTGVIG; this comes from the coding sequence ATGTTCGAGAAGTCGACGTGGATCCGTCTGCCGCGAAACGTCGTCGTCGGCCACGGCGTCCGCTCGCAAACCGTCGACGTGGTCGACGACCTCCACCTGCAGGGACGACCGCTGTTCGTCACGAGTCCGACGCCACGGGAGGTCGCCGCCGACCCGATCGCCGCCGACTTCGAGGCCGCGGGGCTCGACCCCACGCTGGTCACCGTCGAGGAGGCGACGTTCGGCGCCGTCGAGGAGGTCATCGAGACGGCCGAGGCCGAGGGGGCCTCCTACCTCGTCGGCATCGGCGGCGGGAAGGCCATCGACATCGCGAAGATGGCGAGCGACCACCTCGATATGGGCTTTCTCTCGGTGCCGACCGCGGCGAGCCACGACGGCATCGTCAGCAACCGCGGCTCCGTCCCCGAGGGCGACACCCGCCACAGCGTCGCGGCCGAGCCGCCGCTCGCGGTCGTCGCCGACACCGAAATCCTCGCGAACGCCCCCTGGGAGCTGACGACCGCCGGCTGTGCGGACATCATCTCGAACTACACCGCCGTGATGGACTGGCGGCTGGCCCGCCGGCTGAAAAACGCCGAGTACTCCGAGTACGCCGCCGCGCTCTCGGAGATGACCGCCGAGATTCTCGTCGACAACGCCGACCTCATCCGACCGGGACTCGAGGAGTCCGCGTGGGTCGTCACGAAGGCGCTCATGTCCTCGGGCGTCGCGATGAGCATCGCCAACTCCTCGCGGCCGGCCAGCGGCGCCGAGCACCTCTTCTCGCACCAACTCGACCGGCTGGCGCCGGGAGCGGCGCTACACGGCCACCAGGTCGGCGTCGGCGCGATCATGACCGCCTACCTCCACGGCGGCGAGCGCGGCATCTGGCGGGACATCCGCGACGCCCTCGCCAGCCTCGACGCGCCGACGACCGCCGCGGAACTCGGCATCGACGACGAGACCGTCGTCGAGTCGCTCTCGACCTGCCACGAGATCCGCGACCGCTACACGATCCTCGGCGACGGCATGAACGAACGCGCCGCCCGCGAGGTGGCGACGAAGACGGGCGTCATCGGCTGA
- a CDS encoding NAD-dependent epimerase/dehydratase family protein — protein sequence MDSALVVGGTRFIGRHLVSELLDHDYDVTIFNRGNHDDPFADDDRVDRHEGDRTNDSALEAAAEAVDPDAVFDCVAYYPKDVRAATEIFADCEAYVYVSSGDAYGREEIPKREGETPLRPCSTEQATDDSGATYGNRKAEGDRAVFAAADRGVNAMAVRPCIVYGPYDYTERLDFWIDRVRNYDRVIVPGDGTNVWHRAYVADVASALRVVAERGDPGEAYNVGDRRLVTLDEMVELIADALDRVTPRATENESGERSEPGATDVEVVHAGPRELGAGALSPDDYVLYRDYPHVLSTAKLAALGWESTPLDEAMEATVEEHVESDRDGSEHDPGREAEERVLGILDTV from the coding sequence ATGGACAGCGCACTCGTCGTCGGCGGCACCCGATTCATCGGCCGCCACCTGGTCTCCGAACTCCTCGACCACGACTACGACGTGACGATCTTCAACCGCGGAAACCACGACGATCCGTTCGCGGACGACGACCGCGTCGACCGCCACGAGGGCGACCGGACGAACGACTCGGCGCTGGAAGCCGCCGCCGAGGCGGTCGACCCCGACGCCGTCTTCGACTGCGTCGCCTACTACCCGAAGGACGTCCGCGCCGCGACCGAGATATTCGCCGACTGCGAGGCGTACGTCTACGTTTCGAGCGGCGACGCCTACGGCCGCGAGGAGATCCCCAAACGCGAGGGCGAGACGCCGCTGCGCCCCTGCAGCACGGAGCAGGCGACCGACGACTCCGGGGCGACCTACGGCAACCGGAAGGCGGAGGGCGACCGCGCGGTCTTCGCGGCCGCCGACCGCGGCGTGAACGCGATGGCCGTCCGCCCCTGTATCGTCTACGGCCCGTACGACTACACCGAACGCCTCGACTTCTGGATCGACCGCGTCCGCAACTACGACCGCGTGATCGTCCCCGGGGACGGCACCAACGTCTGGCACCGCGCCTACGTCGCGGACGTCGCCAGCGCGCTCCGGGTCGTCGCCGAACGGGGCGACCCCGGCGAGGCCTACAACGTCGGCGACCGACGACTCGTCACCCTCGACGAGATGGTCGAACTGATCGCGGACGCGCTCGACCGCGTGACGCCACGCGCCACGGAGAACGAGAGCGGTGAGCGGAGCGAACCGGGAGCGACCGACGTCGAGGTCGTCCACGCCGGCCCGCGCGAACTCGGGGCCGGCGCCCTCTCGCCCGACGACTACGTCCTCTACCGGGACTACCCGCACGTCCTCTCGACGGCGAAACTCGCCGCCCTCGGCTGGGAGTCGACGCCGCTCGACGAGGCGATGGAAGCGACCGTCGAGGAACACGTCGAGAGCGACCGCGACGGGAGCGAGCACGACCCCGGCCGCGAGGCCGAAGAACGGGTGCTCGGAATCCTCGACACGGTCTGA
- a CDS encoding RAD55 family ATPase yields the protein MTRPARADRGAGRYRRCDYCGYTLPTEPHRGERGLFCSTHCLEAGEPNEDEGSDEAPESVLEHDAYKRFATGVEPLDALAPNGLPADALVLLSGEEGTRRAELSTELVWRALERGERAVLVAAADPPVAALERFFAADWNVLPALEDDRLRVLDCFTGRLDDREGYLASRNEWGQFVADVAGDGIVEVSDPDDGREVADALVRTLDDLEMTETGLVAVDSLDALLRDGSVRDVLAEVRATVCKARYVPVAAGATAGGDAAARVGEYAFDAVVDLRLTDRLAPEARLKRLGIRKLTGASHRPRWLAYEYAPERGLFSFDPETETERVYDIVGPGRPVDAR from the coding sequence ATGACGCGACCAGCCCGGGCCGATCGCGGCGCCGGACGGTACCGACGCTGTGACTACTGCGGCTACACGCTCCCGACCGAACCCCACCGGGGCGAGCGGGGGCTGTTCTGCTCGACGCACTGTCTCGAAGCCGGCGAACCGAACGAAGACGAGGGAAGCGACGAGGCCCCGGAGAGCGTCCTCGAACACGACGCCTACAAGCGCTTCGCCACCGGCGTCGAGCCGCTCGACGCGCTCGCGCCGAACGGCCTCCCGGCGGACGCGCTGGTCTTGCTCTCCGGCGAGGAGGGGACCCGCCGGGCGGAGCTATCGACCGAACTCGTCTGGCGCGCCCTCGAACGCGGGGAACGGGCCGTCCTCGTCGCCGCCGCCGACCCGCCGGTGGCCGCCCTCGAACGGTTCTTCGCGGCCGACTGGAACGTCCTGCCGGCGCTGGAGGACGACCGGCTTCGCGTCCTCGACTGCTTCACCGGTCGACTCGACGACCGCGAGGGCTACCTCGCGAGCCGAAACGAGTGGGGGCAGTTCGTGGCCGACGTCGCGGGCGACGGGATCGTCGAGGTGAGCGACCCCGACGACGGCCGCGAGGTGGCGGACGCGCTCGTCCGGACCCTCGACGACCTCGAGATGACCGAGACGGGGCTGGTCGCGGTCGACTCGCTCGACGCGCTGCTCCGCGACGGGTCGGTTCGCGACGTCCTCGCGGAGGTCCGCGCGACGGTCTGCAAGGCGCGGTACGTCCCGGTCGCCGCGGGCGCGACCGCCGGCGGCGACGCGGCGGCCCGCGTCGGCGAGTACGCGTTCGACGCGGTCGTCGACCTGCGGCTGACCGACCGCCTCGCGCCGGAGGCGCGGCTCAAACGCCTCGGGATCAGGAAGCTGACCGGCGCGAGCCACCGGCCCCGCTGGCTCGCCTACGAGTACGCGCCCGAGCGGGGGCTGTTCTCGTTCGACCCGGAGACGGAGACCGAGCGCGTCTACGACATCGTCGGCCCCGGCCGGCCCGTCGACGCCCGCTGA